In Pongo pygmaeus isolate AG05252 chromosome 13, NHGRI_mPonPyg2-v2.0_pri, whole genome shotgun sequence, one genomic interval encodes:
- the GFI1B gene encoding zinc finger protein Gfi-1b isoform X1, protein MPRSFLVKSKKAHTYHQPRVQEDEPLWPPALTPVPRDQVPSNGPVLSTLFPNQCLDWTNLKREPELEQDQNSSRMAPAPEGPIVLSRPQDGDSPLSDSPPFYKPSFSWDTLASTYGHSYRQAPSTMQSAFLEHSVSLYGSPLVPSTEPALDFSLRYSPGMDAYHCVKCNKVFSTPHGLEVHVRRSHSGTRPFACDICGKTFGHAVSLEQHTHVHSQERSFECRTCGKAFKRSSTLSTHLLIHSDTRPYPCQFCGKRFHQKSDMKKHTYIHTGEKPHKCQVCGKAFSQSSNLITHSRKHTGFKPFSCELCTKGFQRKVDLRRHRESQHNLK, encoded by the exons ATGCCACGCTCCTTCCTGGTGAAGAGCAAGAAGGCTCACACCTACCACCAGCCCCGTGTGCAGGAGGATGAACCGCTCTGGCCTCCTGCCCTTACCCCGG TCCCCAGAGACCAGGTTCCAAGCAACGGCCCTGTCCTCAGCACCCTATTCCCAAACCAGTGCCTGGACTGGACCAACCTCAAACGAGAGCCGGAGCTAGAGCAGGACCAGAACTCGTCCAGGATGGCCCCGGCACCAG AGGGCCCCATTGTGCTGTCCCGACCCCAGGATGGGGACTCTCCACTGTCCGACTCACCCCCATTCTACAAGCCCAGCTTCTCCTGGGACACCTTGGCCTCAACTTATGGCCACAGCTATCGGCAGGCCCCCTCCACCATGCAGTCAGCCTTCCTGGAGCACTCTGTCAGCCTGTACGGCAGTCCTCTGGTACCCAGCACTGAGCCCGCCTTGGACTTCAGCCTCCGCTACTCGCCGGGCATGGATGCGTACCACTGCGTGAAGTGCAACAAG GTCTTCTCCACCCCTCACGGGCTCGAAGTGCATGTGCGACGATCCCATAGTGGGACCCGGCCCTTCGCCTGTGACATCTGCGGCAAAACCTTCGGCCACGCTGTGAGCCTGGAGCAGCACACGCACGTCCACTCCCAG GAGCGCAGCTTCGAGTGCCGCACGTGCGGCAAGGCCTTCAAGCGCTCGTCCACGCTGTCCACCCACCTGCTCATCCACTCAGACACGCGGCCCTACCCCTGCCAGTTCTGCGGCAAGCGTTTCCACCAGAAGTCGGACATGAAGAAGCACACCTACATCCACACGG GTGAGAAGCCGCACAAGTGCCAGGTGTGTGGAAAGGCCTTCAGCCAGAGCTCCAACCTCATCACCCACAGCCGCAAGCACACAGGCTTCAAGCCCTTCAGCTGTGAGCTGTGCACCAAAGGCTTCCAGCGCAAGGTGGACCTGCGGCGGCACCGCGAGAGCCAGCACAATCTCAAGTGA
- the GFI1B gene encoding zinc finger protein Gfi-1b isoform X2 has protein sequence MPRSFLVKSKKAHTYHQPRVQEDEPLWPPALTPVPRDQVPSNGPVLSTLFPNQCLDWTNLKREPELEQDQNSSRMAPAPEGPIVLSRPQDGDSPLSDSPPFYKPSFSWDTLASTYGHSYRQAPSTMQSAFLEHSVSLYGSPLVPSTEPALDFSLRYSPGMDAYHCVKCNKERSFECRTCGKAFKRSSTLSTHLLIHSDTRPYPCQFCGKRFHQKSDMKKHTYIHTGEKPHKCQVCGKAFSQSSNLITHSRKHTGFKPFSCELCTKGFQRKVDLRRHRESQHNLK, from the exons ATGCCACGCTCCTTCCTGGTGAAGAGCAAGAAGGCTCACACCTACCACCAGCCCCGTGTGCAGGAGGATGAACCGCTCTGGCCTCCTGCCCTTACCCCGG TCCCCAGAGACCAGGTTCCAAGCAACGGCCCTGTCCTCAGCACCCTATTCCCAAACCAGTGCCTGGACTGGACCAACCTCAAACGAGAGCCGGAGCTAGAGCAGGACCAGAACTCGTCCAGGATGGCCCCGGCACCAG AGGGCCCCATTGTGCTGTCCCGACCCCAGGATGGGGACTCTCCACTGTCCGACTCACCCCCATTCTACAAGCCCAGCTTCTCCTGGGACACCTTGGCCTCAACTTATGGCCACAGCTATCGGCAGGCCCCCTCCACCATGCAGTCAGCCTTCCTGGAGCACTCTGTCAGCCTGTACGGCAGTCCTCTGGTACCCAGCACTGAGCCCGCCTTGGACTTCAGCCTCCGCTACTCGCCGGGCATGGATGCGTACCACTGCGTGAAGTGCAACAAG GAGCGCAGCTTCGAGTGCCGCACGTGCGGCAAGGCCTTCAAGCGCTCGTCCACGCTGTCCACCCACCTGCTCATCCACTCAGACACGCGGCCCTACCCCTGCCAGTTCTGCGGCAAGCGTTTCCACCAGAAGTCGGACATGAAGAAGCACACCTACATCCACACGG GTGAGAAGCCGCACAAGTGCCAGGTGTGTGGAAAGGCCTTCAGCCAGAGCTCCAACCTCATCACCCACAGCCGCAAGCACACAGGCTTCAAGCCCTTCAGCTGTGAGCTGTGCACCAAAGGCTTCCAGCGCAAGGTGGACCTGCGGCGGCACCGCGAGAGCCAGCACAATCTCAAGTGA